The DNA segment AAATAGAGAAAAGACCATTAAAACCAAAAGAAGAAAAAGAGCAATTAAAGATAAGAAAGGTGCATATTCTTCCATTGGATCACCCTTGGAGGAAGTTTAAAATAAACCCATATAAAAGATCATTTTTATCTAATACAAAACAGGACATTTCTATTTAACGGAAAACAGGACATTTTCATTTTGCTGTTACATTCGTTTAAAAACACTTGACATTTTAAGTAGTGGTTTATAAAATAAAGATAAGCTTATGTTGCTGAGGAGGAAAAATGAAAAAAGATGACTTAGTAAAGTCTTTAGCTAAAAAGTTAAACTTAGCCAATAGAGATTCTAAAAAGATTGTAGAAATCATTATTGACACTATTACCCTATCCTTAAAGAAAAATGAAGGGATAAAAATTAGAGGTTTAGGTAGTTTTGAAATTAAAAATAGAGCTTCTCGGAAGGGAAGAATTATCGCTACAGGAGAACAAGTAACAATTCCTCCAAGAAAAGTCCCTGTCTTTATTCCTGGATTGACTTTAAAAAAGAGAGTCAATTAATTCATTAGCGGCCGTAATTCAGTGGTAGAATGCAAGCTTCCCAAGCTTGACGTCGTGGGTTCAAATCCCATCGGCCGCTCCATTAAAGTCTTACTAATCTATAATTACCACCATGAATACTTCTCGAGTATATTTTATAAACCTTAGATCTTCTTACCAGAGAAATATATTTGAAAAATTTAAGTTATTATTCCAAGATTCAAAGTTAAAAAAAATTATCTCTCCTCATGATTTAGTAGCTATTAAGCTCCATTTTGGAGAAAGCGGTAGTACTGGTTTTATTCAACCTATTTGGGTTCAGAAGGTTGTAACTTTAGTTAAAGATAGCCAAGCTAAGCCATTTTTGACCGATACCACTACCTTATACGCTGGCCAGAGGTCCAATGCTATAGATTCTATAGTAAATGCTATCCATCATGGGTTTTCTTACTCTACAGTAGAAGCTCCTATTATTATTGCCGATGGTTTAAGAGGAAATATCTCTAAGAAGGTAAAGATAGACCAAAAACATTTTAAGGAAGTGTACTTAGCTGAAGGCATCTACCATAGTGATGCAATTATTTGTCTTTCTCATTTTAAGGGTCACATGTTAGGAGGATTTGGGGGAAGTATTAAGAATTTAGCCATGGGCATGTCTGATAAACATGGCAAGCAAATTATGCATGCCGACCAAACACCTAAAATTTCAGAAGATAAGTGCCTTGGTTGCGGAATTTGTATAAAGTGGTGTCAAGCTAAAGCTTTATCTATCATAGATGAAAAGATCTCTCTTGACTCTAAGCAATGCGTTGGTTGCGGACAATGCATTGCCTCTTGTCCGGCGCAAGTATTCGAAGTTAACTGGCATGCTTTATCATCTACTTTAGTTCAAGAACGAATGGGCGAATATGCTTTAGGGGTTTTAAAAGAAAAGAAAGATAAAGTTGGCTTTATTAATTTTCTTATAAATGTGACACCTGATTGTGATTGCTGTCCTCATAGCGATACCCCCATTACTTCTGACATAGGCATTTTAGCTTCCTTAGATCCAGTAGCTATAGACCAAGTTAGCGTAGATTTAGTTAATCAAGAAGTAGGCTTAAGAAACAGTGCCTTAAAAGAAAATATTAAGGCTAACACTGATAAATTTAAACTAATTCATCCCCATGTTAACTGGGAAACTCAATTAAGCTATGGAGAAAAAATAGGCTTAGGAAGTAGAAATTATCAATTAATTCAAATAGATTAGCCAATGAAGACTTCCAAAATCTTACTTATTTATCTATGTATCTTATCTTTTATCTTATCTTTTAGTAAGGTAGGTCTTTGCCAAAATGAGAAAGCCATGTTTTCTAATGCCGAGAGTTTATTCGTAGATTCTCGTTATCAAGAAGCTATTACTTCTTACCAGGAATTTATCGAGCTTTTTCCTTATCACAACTTAGTAGCTAATGCTTATTATAATATAGGAGAATCATATTATCGATTAATGGATTTTGCGTTGGCAGAAAAATACTTTAAAGAAGTTATGACGAACTTCCCTAAAGATACTATAGCTATTGAGGCTCAAAATAGATTAGGTGATAGTTATCAAAAACAAGAACTTCTTGACCAAGCTATGGCTGAATATCAAAAAGTTATAGAATTACATCCCCACACTTTATATGCAGATTATGCTCAATATGCTATAAACTGGCTAAAGGCGGTAATAGAACCTAAAGAGATGGTGGAAGCCCAAAAAGAAACCCAAAAAATACAAGAAACTCCTGAAAAACCTAAGTCTATAAAAAAGGCTGAAAAAACCAAGATTAAGCCCAAAAAAAAGTTTAAAGTATCTTTAGTCAAAAAAGAAAAAAAGACTAAAGAAGAAAAAGATATTCCTAAAAAGAAGATAGTGATTAATCTAATAAATAATATTTCTAATCAAGGTTATGTCCATTATTTAAATCAGCTCTTAAATAACCATAAAAACTTAATAATTATGACTTCTTCTCCTTTTACAAAAACAAATGATGAAGCTTATATCTATAGTATCTCTGAAACTCCTGCTTATTTCTTTGAATTGCAAAATAAAAAGATAAAAAATTTCCCCCCCGAGAATAAAAACCAAGTTTTTCTTAAACCTGATTTTACCTTGACAGCTTCTGATGCAACCTCAGATCATCAAGTGATTACCTTGAAGGTCGTTAATAATAGTAATAATAAGGTAATAGCAGACAAAGAAGTTAAGGGTAGTGAGGAAGAGATAAAGAATAAGCTGAACATTTTTATTAAAGATTTAGAAAGGCTTTTCTTGAAAAGGTAGTCAAAGATTCTCTCTGAGAACTTTTGACTAATAATAGCTACTTGGGAAGACTCTAGAAAATTATTAGCCTCCAAAATAGCCCCTTCTTGCAAATCTGGGTTCTCCATAAACTTGCGAATTTTTACCAACGGCTACGAAAAATACGCGTAGACAAAACTGATAGACGTAAAACTTGGCGGACATGAGCAGCTGGATTTTTGATT comes from the bacterium genome and includes:
- a CDS encoding DUF362 domain-containing protein translates to MNTSRVYFINLRSSYQRNIFEKFKLLFQDSKLKKIISPHDLVAIKLHFGESGSTGFIQPIWVQKVVTLVKDSQAKPFLTDTTTLYAGQRSNAIDSIVNAIHHGFSYSTVEAPIIIADGLRGNISKKVKIDQKHFKEVYLAEGIYHSDAIICLSHFKGHMLGGFGGSIKNLAMGMSDKHGKQIMHADQTPKISEDKCLGCGICIKWCQAKALSIIDEKISLDSKQCVGCGQCIASCPAQVFEVNWHALSSTLVQERMGEYALGVLKEKKDKVGFINFLINVTPDCDCCPHSDTPITSDIGILASLDPVAIDQVSVDLVNQEVGLRNSALKENIKANTDKFKLIHPHVNWETQLSYGEKIGLGSRNYQLIQID
- a CDS encoding tetratricopeptide repeat protein; this translates as MKTSKILLIYLCILSFILSFSKVGLCQNEKAMFSNAESLFVDSRYQEAITSYQEFIELFPYHNLVANAYYNIGESYYRLMDFALAEKYFKEVMTNFPKDTIAIEAQNRLGDSYQKQELLDQAMAEYQKVIELHPHTLYADYAQYAINWLKAVIEPKEMVEAQKETQKIQETPEKPKSIKKAEKTKIKPKKKFKVSLVKKEKKTKEEKDIPKKKIVINLINNISNQGYVHYLNQLLNNHKNLIIMTSSPFTKTNDEAYIYSISETPAYFFELQNKKIKNFPPENKNQVFLKPDFTLTASDATSDHQVITLKVVNNSNNKVIADKEVKGSEEEIKNKLNIFIKDLERLFLKR